Genomic window (Peromyscus eremicus chromosome 12, PerEre_H2_v1, whole genome shotgun sequence):
gcaggcagatctctatgaattcaggaccagactagtctacagagtgagttcaaggacatccaaACCTACACAGAAAAGACCTGTCggtaaagaacaaaaataaacgaACAAAGAGAACAGGGCAGTGGATTAGGAGAGTGCTAGAATTAGAAACTAACAGAAagctgtttgttgtttgtttggtacttctttaaaaaaaaaaaaaaaaaaaaacagagagtgcAGTGTGCAGTGACCTGGGCAGGATGGGAGAAAACATCAGCTACAAGAGAGTGCAGTTATCAGTGATCAAATACCACTTAGCACAGTGAACACAGAGTGGAACCATTCTGGGCAAACCCAGATCCCTCCTGAGCTGCACCATAAGCTCACTGAGCATGCCAAGCCTAGACTTACCTCCTCACAAAGGTCCTTAATATCAATTGTCCAGCCCACCCGTCTTTCCTCTGCTCCCACACCCTGATAGATTTCTTaactttctgtcatttcttacatcATCTACCCTGGAATGCCAATTTCTTCCTGAGAAATAAATAGATGGTCTCCAATGCCTTCACAGTGTCTGGAAGGAAATTCATTCacacagggcttcaggcaggtgATTCTCAATCAGATACATCGTTTCCACCATCCTTTTATGGAGGTCTCATTCAAAAAACCACCACTTAACACAGGAGAGAACACCATAACATCCCACTGATGGCCCACTCTTCTCTTCTTTACCATCTGTCTCTCTTCTTATCTGATGATCCCCGTTTCCAGCATATCAGAACTCAGTCCATTCTTCAAATTCCCCTTCGAATATCCACAATCCAGAGAAGTTGTCTCTGGTCCCTTCTCCTAACCCAGTTCCCACCGTGTGCCCCTGGAAGCTTTCATTCCCCCAAGTCCCACAGTTGCGGCTTTCTTCAAGTGTTGCTTTTCCATCCCATCACTAGTTCCTTCGAGACACCACCCATCAAGGGATgtttgtcatttgtttgtttgttggataTTCTAATTCTCAGAATAGTGTCTTGCATCACAACTGTTGACTCAAAGACTTCATTtgattccatgaaaaaaaaaacaaaacaaaacaccagaagcTATGTTCTGTCTATTCAGCCTACTCTGCGGATAACAGGATAGCTTTAACCAATATATTATGCTACATCTGTTTGGTACTTCCTAATTCCCGCAGTGCAaggacaagacaagacaagagaGAAAGTAACAGTGTTATGGCAATGCCTAAAGGCAGAGCTTTGAAGCTGCTGCAGGCCTCGTGGGGGATGTCTTCTGTTGTctttctgcaagaacagtaaccGCAGACTTTGGTGAGGAAGAGAAAAACTAAACCATCTCTAATTTCTTCCTGACGCCTCACAGCTCTGCAGTGGCTCTGGCGGGAGATGGGTCACAGGGTGGGGGCGCTCTGGGATCGCTCTCTGTCTCCTGTGACTTTGGCTTTGGGTGATGCCTGTCGACTCCACCCCTCGGCAGGTGGGTTCTGCCAGGGTGAGTTGCCACTTCCTGTAAACAAGGCATATGTTATACGTGAAATGGAAGCAGCTTAATAAGCGAACACAACCAACTTGGTCCCTTTGGAGGCAAAAGCCAATAAAGATATTGACGAGGAAGAGCTGCTGTTATTTTTGTAGACATTCGGAAAGCGCCTCTAAAAACATCCCCAAACagtatcttttcattttcatgccttttcattttctgCCTCGGGACCCTCTTCTGACCAGGTTACTGAATGTTTACTACAGCCTCGCCAGCCTCAGAAGAGTGGTTGAGGAGAGAAAGCTTTGCTCCTTGGAGCAGAGTCTGCAGTTAAAGCTGCAGCCTAGCAACGCAGCAGTGAGGAGAAGCCGGCTCTATGCGGCTAGGGGGAGCCCGAACACAGAAGGATGCTCGTGGACAATCTGCTCTCCTTCAGCCCTTCCAGTCTGCAGTCCAGACAGAGTTTTCCAGGGTCTCTTCTCCCATTGGCCAAGGGAAGAGGACAACGTTTCTTATTGGAAGACCGCAAAATAGACGCAGTGTTAGCTTTCCAATACGTCTTAGGGGTTACACAAGTCGCACTTGGGGACCAATTCCTGCAGCTGTCTGCAGCTGCAGCCAGAACAACCAGAAACAAAGATCATTTCATGCCTAAAACAATTAGAAAATTAAACACTGGTAAACTTTAAAACTGGTTGTTCACTGAGAATTGCATGATTTTATTTGGGagctttggtcatttttttttttctttttaaatcctgTTTCAGTTTGGTATTGCAATTACATTTATAGCCACCAaacaacacagagacacaaagccaaaaaacaaaaatgtattttcaatcgAAGTGTttagataggagtgagtttataACACGACAATAAGCAACACTACACCTAACACAATTAAAGTAGAGGTGATTCTTAATGTATCAAAGGATAGTTTGCATATTGGTGTTTTGGAATCCCAACCAccttttcagaaattaaaaaaaaactaaacatttgtttatgttCCACCAGAAATTAATCAAAATGCTGTTTGTGCACAAAATGTTTGTTCCTAACCAGGGAAGCAAAAGGCTATAATGAGAGGACATTATTGAATGTAGATGTCAGCAAGCTTTTGACTGATCACTGTTCCTTAATGCAGAGATCATCATACATTTGGATCTTTTGAGACTGAAATGAGAAAGTGGTTCTGAAGTACTACTCTGCTTGCCACACTTaagcttttttcattttttgtgggTGGGAGTTAGTgaatatatatatcttaaatttTAAAGTTGCAGTTTTCCAGAGATTGATATGGTACATACTCAGTATTCCAAAATATgtatgagtaaaaaaaaaatgaaaaaagataggaaaagagaaaaggtggcagagagggagggagagtgtcACATTCAATATTGTCTTCATGAGAACTACCCAAATCACACGCTCCGGACAGACTCCTCCCATTTTTTCTTCACCTGCCAACTTGAACGGAAGATGCCGCTCCTCTCTTTACTTCTTGACAGTAATGGCAGTGGCTCTGGATCTATTTATTCTGTTTAGGTAATTTCAAGATTCAGCAAGGTTGGGGGCTGTGGAAGGGGGCAGGGCAGATTGACATAGAAAAGATTCAAGGTTGAATAAGAAacttaaataatgaaattaagcCTCCCATGTTAGAAAAGAAGGAGCAAACTTCACAATCAGGATAGGAGGGCATTGCCTTTGAAAGGGAGAAAATGACAGCATGAACTGTTCAGTTTTACAGACTGGAAGAGCATAGAGGGGAAAGCAGATACTAGGGGccagtgtgtatatgtttgtccAGGGAGAGTGGGGGTGTTTCTGATTGCAGAAAGATTTCAGTCCTTGAGGTGGAGAGTTGGTGTTATCTACTTGGAcaggagaagggcagagagatAACTCTTAAGGGATGAGGCTGTGGAAAGGTTACACCAGAGGAAATTGTAACTCAAAAGAAAGAGGAAACCTTGGGAGAGCACAGCACCACACTGGGACAGACAGCTCAGCCACAGAAGTGGAACAAAAGTACATTTTCAACTGGGTGGACTTTTCAGAACCCACCCAATTCACTTTCATTTGGGGACTTTAAAGATGAGTGCTACAGAtgactttctgtatgctgtgaatatgtatgtattgctctgattagttgataaataaagctgtttggccaatagtgaggcaaaataaggttaggcgggacattctaactagagagacaggaagaaggcagtgagagaccccagccaccaccaaaggagaagcaacatgccaacagactgaTAAAACCACGGAAcatgtggtaaaacatagattaatagaaatgggttaacttaatacataagagctagctagcaagaggcctgccataaaccatacagtttgaaaataatataagcctctgtgtgtttatttgggtttgagcAGTTGCAGGACCTTGGGGCCAAgggagccaggtgggaccagaggaaaactttcagttacagatGAGGCCTATGGTTTTGGCTTGACTTCCAAAGCAAGTAGGGTCCTTCATACATTGATGCTTCCCTAAGTAAAGAGGCCAGTGGTAGGTGGAGTCTTCCTCTGTAGATCACATCTTCAGTCCTGTGAGCACAACTTCCCTGGGATCTGCTctcccttcattttctttcagagaCTCACATTCCCCTGAAGTAGAAACTTCACTTCATCACTGAACCTGCTTCTAGCCTTGGAAGttcctctcttctgcctctgtgtgGTTGAATGTCCCTCTGCCTGGATCCACCTCTAACAGAGGGAAATGATTCCAACAAATGATGATGTTGCCTTGTAAGAACTCCTCTGTTCATGACATGTAGAAAGTCTGAGCAGCTTATGTGCAAATGCAGTAATTCTGAGGAATACACAGGACTTTTCGCTAAGACCTCGAAGTCTGTTTCTTGTCAAATTTGGGATGTTTCATATTTTCAAAGGTAATAGAGATGCAGAAGCCTAGAGCAGAGCATGGGAGAGTGTGATGGGGATTCATACCTCATATCTAATGTTTGGCTTCCCTGGACAACTAGAAGCAAGACAGAGCAAACATATTTTATTCCTACATCGCTAATGATTTCAAAGAGCTGAATGAAAATGACTTGATAGTGACTTCTCCGAGGAAGAATACTAGCTTCATAATGACATGTTTAAATACTGTGAACCTTAGTGTATTAAAGCTTTTCTCTGAGATGTAGGAATATTCAATTCACTGAACACTTTACCATGCTTCAGGTtttctatttataaaattaaagctattattcaaactcacaaagatactgAAAGCACTAATGAAATGTCAAGGACAGAAAAGCTGTTTAGTAGACTACATGTGGGATTATATACTTAATAATATATGCTTGCATATAAATTTAATGTACATGATTaacttacagatttttttttgacttggaagtaaaaaataagaaaaagtaacATAGGCTTTGTACATTAGCTCACTTGTTATGTGACCTTGGTTGAGAATCACTAACTCTTTCTGAACTTTAGTTTTCATGTTCTGATGTGGTGATTCAtatgaaaacactaaacaaacCATATAATGTCTTATATGATTGTATGTTTCTCTGGAATTAAAAGAATTTGGGAgcaaaaataaatgtgcttcaaggacactaaactgtggtggtattgtgttccccaaaatattgtgtaccttaataaacttatctggggtcagagaacagaaaagccacaagatacatAGGCTAGAAAaagttagcacacgcctttaatcctagcattccagagacagaaatccctctggatctctgtgagttcaaggccgcattggaaacagccaggcatggtgactcacgcctttaattccagaaagcagcctttaatcccagggagtggtggtagaaagcagaaaggtttataaggcgtgaggaccagaaactagaagcatttggctagcagcatttggctggttaggcatttggctgcttaagctttcagactttggagcaacacagttcagctgagatactttctggatgaggactcagaggcttccagtctgaggaaacaggaccagctgaggaactggcaaggtgagatagctgtggcttgttctgtctctctgatttaccagcattgaccccaataactggcctggggtttgattttattaataagaacttttaagactcatgctacatctggcgcccaaccaAAGCCCTGGGACCCGAGCTCCGAGCCCTTTGCTTCCTCAGCTGCCAGGGGACCGGACAGCTGCGCAGCCTCCGCCGATCCAGGCTGTGGGAGCCCTGTGGAGCATGTCGGAGGATAGCGACATGGAGAAAGCTATCAAGGAAACCTCCATTTTGGAAGAATATAGTATCAACTGGACTCAGAAGCTGGGAGCGGGAATTAGCGGTCCAGTCAGAGTCTGTGTGAAGAAGTCTACTCAAGAACGGTTTGCACTGAAAATCCTTCTCGATTGTCCAAAAGCTAGAAATGAGGTGCGTCTGCACATGATGTGTGCCACACACCCCAATATAGTTCAGATTATTGAAGTGTTTGCTAACAGTGTACAGTTTCCTCATGAGTCCAGTCCCAGGGCTCGACTCTTAATTGTAATGGAGATGATGGAAGGAGGCGAGCTATTTCACAGGATCAAGCAGCACCGGCACTTTACAGAGAAGCAAGCCAGCCAAGTAACAAAGCAGATAGCCCTGGCTCTACAGCACTGTCACTTGCTAAACATTGCGCACAGAGATCTCAAGCCTGAAAATCTGCTTTTCAAGGATAGCTCTTTGGACGGCCCTGTGAAATTATGTGACTTTGGATTTGCTAAAGTTGACCAAGGTGATTTGATGACACCCCAGTTTACCCCTTATTATGTAGCACCTCAGGTACTGGAAGCACTGAGAAGGCACCAGAAGGAGAAGTCTGGCATCATACCTACCTCGCCAACGCCCTACACTTACAACAAGAGCTGTGACTTGTGGTCCCTAGGGGTGATCATCTATGTGATGCTGTGTGGATATCCTCCTTTTTACTCCAAACACCACAGTCGGACTATCCCAAAGGATATGCGGAGAAAGATCATGAAAGGAAGTTTCAAGTTTCCAGAAGAAGAATGGAGCCAGATCTCAGAGATGG
Coding sequences:
- the LOC131922473 gene encoding MAP kinase-activated protein kinase 5-like, producing the protein MSEDSDMEKAIKETSILEEYSINWTQKLGAGISGPVRVCVKKSTQERFALKILLDCPKARNEVRLHMMCATHPNIVQIIEVFANSVQFPHESSPRARLLIVMEMMEGGELFHRIKQHRHFTEKQASQVTKQIALALQHCHLLNIAHRDLKPENLLFKDSSLDGPVKLCDFGFAKVDQGDLMTPQFTPYYVAPQVLEALRRHQKEKSGIIPTSPTPYTYNKSCDLWSLGVIIYVMLCGYPPFYSKHHSRTIPKDMRRKIMKGSFKFPEEEWSQISEMAKDVVRKLLKVKPEERLTIEGVLDHPWLNWSEALDNVLPSAQLMMDKAVVAGIQQAHAEQLANMRIQDLKVSLKPLHSVNNPILRKRKLLGTKPKDGIYIHDHENGAEDSNIALEKLRDVIAQCILPQAGKGENEDERLNEVMQEAWKYNQECKLLRDALQSFSWNGRGFTDKVDRLKLAEVVKQVIEEQTCPHEPQ